In Caldilineales bacterium, the following proteins share a genomic window:
- a CDS encoding SH3 domain-containing protein, which yields MFVRNWRLACLGLTAALLLAACGNQATPEPTPTRTPRPTFTPTPQGQVANNQLFQTPTLDPNQPTPTEVFILPTDTPAPPTDTPPPPTDTPAPTLEPTVQPAAVFSGQVVNVRSGPGTSYGLIGRLNAGQRYPATGKNPDGSWWQIDFGGQAGWVIGNLVQSEGAVDAVQVATNIPAAPPRPTARPTQPPAPTAPPAPQPTPAPTFPFTLGKGVERCDPNAGTTYFEGFVRDRGNNLVNGVCVHIAFYGPRTTKCSGCDGVGDGKWGFSPFGGPATPGTPIEIFVVQCPSSMPPGGQTPETGFASLTPLSEKWTRTINQSEQCTGITFYKN from the coding sequence ATGTTTGTTCGCAACTGGCGCCTCGCCTGCCTGGGCCTGACCGCCGCCCTCCTGCTGGCGGCCTGCGGCAACCAGGCCACGCCTGAGCCCACCCCCACCCGCACCCCCCGGCCCACCTTCACCCCCACCCCCCAGGGTCAGGTGGCCAACAACCAGCTTTTCCAGACCCCGACCCTCGACCCGAACCAACCGACGCCGACCGAGGTCTTCATCCTCCCTACCGACACCCCCGCCCCACCCACCGACACGCCGCCCCCGCCCACCGACACCCCCGCTCCCACCCTTGAGCCAACCGTCCAGCCGGCCGCCGTTTTCTCCGGCCAGGTCGTCAATGTCCGCTCCGGGCCTGGAACCAGCTATGGGCTGATCGGGCGTCTGAACGCCGGGCAGCGTTACCCGGCTACCGGCAAGAACCCGGACGGCAGCTGGTGGCAGATCGATTTCGGCGGCCAGGCCGGCTGGGTGATCGGCAACCTGGTTCAGAGCGAAGGCGCCGTCGATGCCGTGCAGGTGGCGACCAACATCCCCGCCGCGCCCCCGCGCCCCACTGCCCGGCCCACACAGCCGCCGGCGCCCACCGCCCCGCCGGCGCCGCAGCCCACCCCCGCCCCGACCTTCCCCTTCACCCTGGGCAAGGGCGTCGAGCGCTGCGACCCCAACGCCGGCACCACCTACTTCGAGGGCTTCGTGCGCGACCGCGGCAACAACCTGGTCAACGGCGTCTGTGTCCACATCGCCTTCTACGGGCCGCGCACCACCAAGTGCAGCGGCTGCGATGGCGTCGGCGATGGCAAGTGGGGCTTCTCGCCCTTTGGCGGCCCGGCCACGCCCGGCACCCCGATCGAGATCTTCGTCGTCCAATGCCCCAGCAGCATGCCGCCGGGAGGTCAGACGCCGGAAACAGGCTTTGCCAGCCTGACGCCGCTCTCCGAGAAGTGGACGCGCACGATCAACCAGAGCGAGCAGTGCACGGGCATCACCTTCTACAAGAACTGA
- a CDS encoding nucleotidyl transferase AbiEii/AbiGii toxin family protein gives MDSSYYFEQLYPLQDRALEVMAQLDNGLYLTGGTATSRGYLHHRFSDDLDFFANDDSRFVLWTERTIDAFASVPRWQISVSQTEARFARFFIEEAGVQLKIEMVNDVPARVGEISRHPVLGRLDSPENILANKVTAALDRAAAKDLADIWGFCTRMGLSLEEAIMNAHSKAAGIFPPDLARVLLSATETDWRQVRWWQGPEVGQFLDDLRMLGEQLIYAE, from the coding sequence ATGGATAGCTCTTACTACTTTGAACAACTCTATCCGCTTCAAGACCGAGCACTTGAAGTGATGGCGCAGTTGGACAATGGTCTTTATTTGACTGGCGGGACGGCCACATCACGGGGCTACCTGCATCATCGTTTTTCGGATGATCTCGACTTTTTCGCCAATGACGATAGTCGCTTTGTGCTTTGGACGGAGCGCACCATCGATGCCTTTGCCAGCGTCCCACGCTGGCAGATTTCTGTTTCACAGACTGAAGCACGCTTCGCCAGGTTCTTCATTGAAGAAGCAGGTGTGCAACTCAAGATCGAGATGGTAAACGACGTCCCCGCCCGTGTGGGCGAAATCAGCCGGCACCCCGTCCTCGGCCGGCTGGATAGCCCGGAGAACATCCTGGCCAACAAGGTCACGGCCGCATTGGATCGCGCCGCCGCCAAAGACCTGGCCGATATTTGGGGCTTCTGCACCCGGATGGGGCTTTCGCTCGAAGAAGCGATCATGAATGCGCACTCGAAGGCGGCCGGTATTTTCCCGCCCGACCTGGCGCGGGTGCTGCTTTCGGCCACCGAGACTGACTGGCGGCAGGTGAGGTGGTGGCAGGGGCCGGAGGTCGGGCAATTCCTCGACGATCTGCGGATGTTGGGGGAGCAGTTGATCTACGCCGAGTAG